In Aegilops tauschii subsp. strangulata cultivar AL8/78 chromosome 3, Aet v6.0, whole genome shotgun sequence, one genomic interval encodes:
- the LOC109739343 gene encoding uncharacterized protein yields MHVSEPSTAHSSAPPPPSSPAALFFLASGAPPPRPPPPPRPSPATFSPAADMPPRRWSSSGYRGVRVHSSEDPTPLHCQNPCSIRSGGARLGLETFENAHEATRVYDAAAWRLSRTHSLMNFDDVWTCEQAQELAAPPRLVTNGDRREHRRQQRRLLIVEPDEQAMAEWRQRYPEDVADENAFWAKRRVKRRVKRADMRQRKALAISQYDLGQASFFDDNDPRWEDEFLSTSDDTSEEEDDSE; encoded by the exons ATGCACGTGTCCGAGCCATCAACTGCACACTCGAGCGCCCCGCCGCCCCCTTCTTCCCCCGCTGCCCTCTTCTTCCTCGCatccggcgccccccctccccgccccccgccgccgccgcgcccttcTCCCGCCACCTTCTCCCCCGCCGCCGACATGCCGCCGCGCCGCTGGAGTAGCTCCggctaccgcggcgtccgcgtCCACTCTTCCGAGGACCCAACTCCGTTGCATTGCCAGAATCCATGTTCT ATCCGCTCCGGTGGCGCACGTCTCGGTCTCGAGACGTTCGAGAACGCGCACGAGGCCACCCGCgtgtacgacgcggcggcgtggcgcctctcAAGGACACACTCGCTGATGAACTTCGACGACGTGTGGACGTGCGAGCAGGCGCAGGAACTCGCGGCTCCGCCGCGGCTAGTAACCAACGGCGACCGTCGGGAACACCGTAGGCAGCAGCGGCGCCTCCTCATCGTTGAGCCAGACGAGCAAGCCATGGCGGAGTGGCGACAGCGCTACCCGGAGGACGTCGCCGACGAGAACGCCTTCTGGGCGAAGAGGAGGGTAAAGCGGCGCGTGAAACGGGCGGACATGCGTCAGCGGAAGGCACTGGCGATATCGCAGTACGACCTGGGACAGGCGTCATTCTTTGACGACAACGATCCTCGGTGGGAAGACGAGTTTCTGTCGACGTCGGACGACAccagcgaggaggaggacgactcGGAGTAG